A genomic stretch from Scomber scombrus chromosome 8, fScoSco1.1, whole genome shotgun sequence includes:
- the LOC133984704 gene encoding uncharacterized protein LOC133984704 produces the protein MARMPASGDTEQEQMSCPERSRDEEEEEEEDEDEIQEVQITGEEEDEESDKDGVEQEWESGSPVLDHSGSAAETPAVVMRSMDRGEEEGDADPFSSSIPAGLDSHLEGDLQHSERNRLSENTRLATRYAVRIFREYLSEKAQSPDFETLDKEALCAVLRSFYAEARSKSGQLYSKSSLISIRSSLNRYLNEPPNCRTLDLTKDPELRSANLTLAAVIRRLEEQGAGPVVQKQAITRSDLRKLYESSVFNTDTPFGLLNKVWFETCMYFCTRGRENQRELEEDSFGLAVDEDGRKFVYFKALGPYHKSRSAAWTKKRPDSDEDTLPRMYETGTELCPYASFVRYVSKRNPLCRAFFQRPRDHCCASDVTWYENKAIGKNLLGTRMQMLSRAAKLSKTYTNHCIGAVSIATLNSIVGATGSKQTTTLYVASETVNGHAQSHLQLVIPYLRRVTDDEDVKPQRATSASAATTTINTSTTTTAVRRVSAEEHPGAPLHKKLCVRPRTLAESPVEQKESDPLPARSQESHIHTQPAVRSPASAPTQVTHSMMSQQLVSVSSASPLSSAGIPTPAQLTKTNAPVHIDVGGHMYTSSLATLTKYPESRIGRLFDGTEPLVLDSLKQHYFIDRDGPMFRYILNFLRTSKLLIPDDFKEYSLLYEEATFFQLAPLQAELERWRSERERERTCRESECVVVHVAPELGERISVSALPAVIEEVFPEVVDGMCNSLNASWNHNSTHVICFPLNSYCHLNSVQVLERLQQRGFWITGSCGGGVDSSQFSEYILRREGRGSWQPPTLIRIKQELLD, from the exons ATGGCGAGAATGCCTGCCAGCGGAGATACGGAGCAGGAGCAGATGAGCTGCCCCGAGAGGAGcagggatgaagaggaggaggaggaggaagatgaggacgAGATCCAGGAGGTCCAAATCACcggagaggaagaggacgaggagtCTGATAAAGATGGTGTGGAGCAGGAGTGGGAGTCAGGGAGCCCAGTGCTGGACCACAGCGGTTCCGCCGCGGAGACACCAGCGGTCGTTATGCGGAGTATGGAccgaggagaagaggagggggatgCGGACcccttcagcagcagcatcccCGCTGGGCTGGACTCTCACCTGGAGGGAGACCTTCAGCACTCAGAGCGGAACAGACTGAGCGAGAACACCCGCCTGGCCACCCGGTACGCAGTGAGAATCTTCAGGGAGTACCTCAGTGAAAAAGCCCAAAGTCCAGACTTTGAAACTCTGGACAAGGAGGCGCTCTGCGCGGTGCTGCGCTCCTTTTACGCGGAGGCGCGCTCCAAAAGTGGCCAGTTGTACAGTAAGTCCTCCCTCATCAGCATCCGGAGCTCACTGAACCGGTACCTGAACGAGCCGCCCAACTGCCGCACCTTGGATCTCACCAAGGACCCAGAGCTGCGCAGCGCCAACCTGACCCTGGCTGCGGTCATAAGGAGGCTGGAGGAGCAGGGTGCGGGGCCAGTGGTGCAGAAACAAGCCATCACGCGCTCGGACCTGCGGAAACTGTACGAGTCCTCAGTGTTCAACACTGACACTCCGTTTGGACTGCTCAACAAAGTCTGGTTCGAGACCTGCATGTATTTCTGCACCAGGGGCCGAGAGAACCAGCGGGAGTTAGAGGAGGACTCGTTCGGTCTGGCTGTGGATGAGGACGGGAGAAAGTTCGTGTATTTTAAAGCTCTTGGACCTTATCACAAGTCCCGCTCCGCCGCCTGGACCAAGAAGCGTCCGGACTCAGACGAAGACACCCTGCCGAGGATGTACGAGACCGGCACGGAGCTGTGTCCGTACGCCAGCTTCGTCCGGTACGTGTCTAAACGGAACCCGCTCTGCAGGGCGTTCTTCCAGCGGCCCCGGGACCACTGCTGCGCGAGCGACGTGACGTGGTACGAGAACAAAGCCATAGGTAAGAACCTGTTGGGCACGAGGATGCAGATGTTGTCGCGTGCCGCCAAGCTCTCCAAGACCTACACCAACCACTGCATCGGTGCCGTCTCCATAGCAACGCTCAACAGCATCGTGGGCGCCACTGGCTCCAAGCAGACGACGACGCTCTACGTTGCCTCGGAAACGGTCAACGGCCACGCGCAATCCCACCTCCAGCTCGTGATCCCTTACCTGCGCCGGGTCACCGATGATGAGGACGTGAAGCCGCAGAGAGcaacatcagcatcagcagcaacaacaaccatAAACACATCAACTACAACAACAGCTGTGAGGAGAGTGAGTGCAGAGGAACACCCAGGGGCTCCACTCCACAAGAAGCTGTGCGTGCGCCCCAGGACACTCGCGGAGTCTCCTGTGGAACAGAAGGAGAGCGACCCGCTGCCCGCGAGATCACAGGAGTCCCATATTCATACACAGCCAGCCGTCCGGTCTCCAGCCAGCGCTCCCACACAGGTAACACA cagcatgATGAGTCAGCAGCTGGTCTCTGTATCTTCTGCGTCTCCACTGAGCTCAGCCGGCATCCCCACCCCCGCCCAGCTCACCAAAACCAATGCACCTGTCCACATCGATGTAGGAGGACACATGTACACCAGCAGCCTGGCCACGCTCACCAAGTATCCTGAGTCACG GATCGGTCGTCTGTTCGATGGAACGGAGCCCCTTGTGTTGGACAGTCTAAAGCAGCACTACTTCATCGATCGAGACGGCCCCATGTTCCGCTACATACTCAACTTCCTCCGGACCTCCAAACTCCTCATCCCAGATGACTTCAAA gagTACTCCCTGCTGTACGAGGAGGCCACTTTCTTTCAGCTGGCTCCTCTGCAGGCCGAGCTGGAGCGCTGGAGGAGCGAGCGGGAACGTGAGCGCACGTGCCGGGAGAGCGAATGCGTCGTGGTTCACGTGGCTCCGGAGCTGGGCGAGAGGATCAGTGTGAGCGCCCTCCCCGCCGTCATCGAGGAGGTTTTCCCAGAGGTCGTAGACGGCATGTGCAATTCCCTAAACGCCAGCTGGAACCACAACTCCACACACGTCATCTGCTTCCCGCTCAACAGCTACTGCCACCTCAACTCTGTACAG GTGTTGGAGCGGTTACAGCAGAGAGGGTTCTGGATCACGGGCTCATGCGGTGGCGGCGTGGACTCTTCTCAGTTTAGTGAATACATTCTACGAAGGGAGGGCCGAGGCAGCTGGCAGCCCCCCACCCTTATAAGAAtcaaacaggaactgctggaCTGA